The genome window GTGCTGACCGAGCACTACGCGGGTGCGTTCCCGGCGTGGCTCGCGCCGGTGCAGGTCGTCGGCATCCCGATCGCCGACGAGCACCTGGACCACCTGCACCGGGTGGCCAAGGCGCTGCGCGCCAAGGGGATCCGCGTCGAGGTCGACGCCAGCGACGACCGCATGCAGAAGAAGATCCGCAACCACACCACGCAGAAGGTGCCGTTCCTGCTGCTGGCAGGCGGCAAGGACGTCGAGGCCGACGCGGTCTCGTTCCGCTTCCGCGACGGCACCCAGATCAACGGGGTGCCGGTGGACACCGCGGTCGCGGCGCTGACCCACTGGGTCGAGCGCAGGGAGAACTCCTCGCCGACCGCGGAGACCTTCCAGACGGAGCTGGCGTGACCGGTCGGCCCGGCCCGGAGGACGTGGAGCTGGTCGAGCAGCCGGGTCTCGGCGTCCCGGACGCGCTCCAGCGGCTGTGGACCCCGCACCGGATGGCCTACATCCAGGGCGAGAACAAGCCGGAGGGCGACGAGAGCGACGGCTGCCCGTTCTGCAGGCTGCTCGACTCCGGGCTGCCCGACGACGAGACGCTGATCGTCGCCCGCGACGACGTCGTGTTCGCGATCCTCAACCTGTACCCGTACAACCCGGGGCACCTGATGGTCCTGCCGTACCGGCACGTCGCCGACTACACGGACCTGACGGCGGAGGAGACCGTCGCGGTGGCCGAGTACACCCAGCGCGCCATGCGGGTGATCCGCCGGGTCTCGGCTCCGCACGGGTTCAACATCGGGCTGAACCAGGGGCCGGTGGCGGGCGCGGGCATCGCCGCGCACCTGCACCAGCACGTCGTGCCGCGCTGGGGCGGCGACTCGAACTTCATGCCGGTCATCGGCCACACCAAGGTGCTGCCGCAGCTGCTGGGCGAGACCCGCAAGCTGCTGGCCGACGCCTGGCGCGAGCTCGGCTGAGGCAGGCCCGAAGCACCCTGGTCCCGCGCCGCGGCGGCACGGCCGTCACGCCTCGCCGGGCTGTCTCGTCAGGACGGTGTGACTGATGAGTACAAGCGCGGCAAGCGCGTTCTGGTGACCGGTGCGACCGGCGTGCTCGGCAGCGCCCTGACCCCTCGGCTGGTCGATGCGGGCTTTGAAGTGCGGGGCCGCGAGCCGCGGAGCGCGGCGGGTGCTGGGTCCGGTCGAGTGGGTGGTCGCCGACGTCGCCACCGGTGCCGGGCTCGACGAGGCCCTGACCGGGGTGCACACCGTCATGCACCTCGCGGCGGCTCCCTACCGGGGCCGCTACACCCGGCAGGTGGACCTGGAGGGCACCCGGCGGCTCGCCGAGGCGGCCGCCCGCGCCGGTGTCGAGCACCTGGTTTACCCGTCGATCGTGGGGATCGACCGCGTGTCCTGGGGCTACTTCAGGACCAAGATCGCCGCGGAGGAGGCGCTCGCCGCGAGCGCGGTGCCGTGGTCGGTCGTGCGGATCACCCAGTTCCACGACTTCGTGGACCGGGCGTTCACCGCCATGGCCCGCCTCGGCGTGCTGGTCGCCGACCGCGGCGTCCGCGCGCAGCCGGTCGACCCGCGCGACGCGGCCGACCGGCTCGTCGAGCAGGCGGGACGCCCCGCGACGCGCGCCGTGGAGGAGTTCGGCGGCCCGGAGGTGCTGTCGTTCGACGAGGCGGCCCGGTGCTGGCTGGAGGAGCGTGGCCGGCGCCGTCCGGTCCTGCCGCTGCGCATCCCGGGCGAGCTGGGCAGGGCCTTCCGGGCGGGAGAGCTCACCACCCGGCCGGGCGGCCGGACCACTTGGAGGGAATTCCTGCGCGAGAACCGCGGTTGACCGCCCGCCTTCGGCATGCGCGGTGATCAGGACGGCTACTCTGCACGGAGTAGGCGGCAACCACGGTGCACAGGCGGTTAGAACTTCCGGCAATGCTGAACATCTTCGCGCGAGCCTCGCTGTCGCGGCTGACCGATCCGGTCGGCACGGCCATGGTCCGGCTCGGCCTCACCCCGAACGCGGTGACCGTGACCGGCACGGTCGCCGCGTCGGCGTCCGCGCTGTGGTTCTTCCCGCGCGGCGAACTGTTCGTCGGCAGCGCCGTGGTCACGGTGTTCCTGCTGTTCGACGTCCTCGACGGCGCGATGGCCCGCGCGGGCGGGAAGGCGTCGGCCTTCGGCGGGGTGCTCGACGCCAGCTGCGACCGCATCGTCGACGGGGCGCTGTTCGCCGCGCTGGTGTGGTGGGCACTGGTGGTCGACGGCAGCACCACCCGCGGCGCGGCGCTGCTGATCTGCCTGGTGGGCGCGCAGGTGATCTCCTACGTCAAGGCCCGCGCGGAGGCCAACGGGCTGCACGCGGACGGCGGGCTGGCCGAGCGGGCGGAGCGGTTCATCGTGGTGCTGGTCGGCACCGGGCTGCACGGCCTCGGCGTGCCCGTGGTCCTCGACGTCTCGCTGTGGCTGCTGGTGGCGCTGTCGCTGATCACGATCGCGCAGCGGCTGCACTCGGTGCACGTCAGCGCGCACCGGCCGTGAGGACGGCTCCGGGCGCCGGTCGCCGGCGCCCGGAGCGGGGCCTCACTTCTTGCTCGCCAGGGCCTCCGGCATCTGGTCGTAGCGTTCGAACTGCCTGGTGAACCGGGCGCTGCCGGAGCTCAGCGACCGCACGTTGATGGCGTAGCGGGTGAGCTCGCTGGCGGGCACGTGGGCCCGCACGACCGTCCACCCGGAGTCCTCCGGCTCGGTGCCGACGACCTTGCCCCGGCGTCCCGACAGGTCGCCCAGCACCGCACCGAGGTGCTCGTCGGGGATGTGCACCTCGATCTCGTCCAGCGGCTCGAGGGTGACCAGCCCGGCCTGTTCGGCCGCCGCCTTGAGCGCCAGCGCGCCCGCGGTCTGGAACGCCGCGTCGGAGGAGTCGACGCTGTGGGCCTTGCCGTCGACCAGCGTGATCCGCAGGTCCACCAGCGGCTGGCCCTCCTCGATGCCCCTCTCGATCTGGTGGCGGACGCCCTTCTCCACGCTCGGGATGAACTGCCGCGGGATCGCCCCGCCGACCACCTTGTCCACGAACTCGATGCCGGACCCGCGCGGCAGCGGCTCCACCTCGATGTCGCACACCGCGTACTGGCCGTGCCCGCCGGACTGCTTGACGTGGCGGCCGTGGCCCTTGGCGGGCTGGCCGAAGGTCTGGCGCAGCGCGACGCGCACCGGCTCGGTGTCGATCTCCGCGCCGCCCTCGCGCAACCGCTGCAGCACGACCTCGGCGTGCGCCTCACCCATGCACCACAGCACGAGCTGGTGGGTCTCGCTGGCGCGTTCGAGCCGCAGGCTCGGGTCGGCGGCGATGAGCCGGTTGAGGTTGCGCGCCAGGGCGTCCTCGTCGCTGCGGTTGTGGGCGGTGACCGCGATCGGCAGCAGCGGCTCGGGCATCGGCCACGGCGTGAGCAGCAGCGGGTCGCCCGGGTCGGACAGGGTGTCGCCGGTCTCCGCCGAACCGATCTTGGTCAGCGCGCAGAGGTCGCCCGCGACGCAGTGCGAGACCTCCCGCAGGTTCTGCCCGAGCGGCGAGTACAGGTGGGCCACCCGCTCGTCCTCGTCGTGGTCGGGGTGGCCGCGCTCGGCCATGCCGTGCCCGGAGACGTGCACCGGGCGCTCTGGCCGCATCGTCCCGGAGAACACCCTGGCCAGCGACACCCGGCCCACGTAGGAGTCGACCGAGGTGTGCACCACCTCGGCCGCCAGCGGTCCCGACGGGTCGGGGGTGAGGGTGCGGGGGTTCCGGCCGTCCGGGTCGGTGAACTGCGGCAGCTTGTGCTCCAGCGGTGAGGGGAAGCCGCGGATGATGCCGTCGAGCAGCTCGGGGATGCCCACGCCGGTCACCGCGCACACCGGCATCACCGGGTACAGGCCGCCCCTGGCGACGGCGGTCTCCAGGTCGCCGATGAGAGTCTGCTCGTCGATGGTCTCGCCACCGAGGTAGCGCTCCATCAGGTACTCGTCCTCGCTCTCGGCGATGATGCTCTCGATCAGTTCGTCGCGCGGTCCGCTGATGCGGCCGCGGACCTCCCGGTCGGCGCCGCTGACGCCCTCCCGGTCGTAGATGCTGGCGGTGATCAGCCCGACCAGGCCGTTGACCGAGCCGTCGCCGTCGTGGTGCGGCAGGTACAGCGGCAGCACGCCGGAGCCGAACGCCTCGCGGCAGGAGGCGATGGCGGCCTCGACGTTGGCGCGGGGGGCGTCCAGCCGCGAGATGACCACGGCGCGCGGCATGCCGACCGCGCCGCACTCGTGCCAGAGCGTCTGCGTGGCGGCGTCGACCCCCTCGGCGGCCGAGACCACGAACAGCGCCGCGTCGGCCGCGCGCAGGCCCGCGCGCAGCTCGCCGACGAAGTCGGCGTAGCCGGGGGTGTCGATGAGGTTGACCCGGTACTCGCCGTGCTGCATCGGCGCGACGGCGAGCCCGACCGAACGCTGCTGTTCGATGGCGGAGGGCTCGTGGTCGCACACCGTGGTCCCCTCGACCACCGAGCCTGCGCGGTTGACGGTGCCGGTCGCGGCGAGCAACGCCTCGGCCAGCGTGGTCTTGCCGGACGCCGAAGGCCCGACCAGGACTACGTTGCGGATCATGGCCGGGTCGGTTGGCGCCGGCCCGGCATGACCTCCCACTGTGCTGCTCTGCTTGCTCCCCATGGCTGCTCCCTGCGCGGATAGCTGACGCGGACCAGTGTGTCCCCGATCACACACCTGTCCCGCGAGTCGTGCAAGGGAGGTAACCGCATAGGACGGGGTCGCGCACGGGGGAGCGGAAGTGGACTACCAGGAATGCGGTGTAGTGGACTGCGCGAGTGGTCCAGTTCGGCTCTAGCCTGGTAGCGCAAGGCGTTGACTTCGAGAAAGGCCGACAGTGACCGAGACCTCCGCCA of Saccharopolyspora erythraea contains these proteins:
- a CDS encoding HIT family protein gives rise to the protein MTGRPGPEDVELVEQPGLGVPDALQRLWTPHRMAYIQGENKPEGDESDGCPFCRLLDSGLPDDETLIVARDDVVFAILNLYPYNPGHLMVLPYRHVADYTDLTAEETVAVAEYTQRAMRVIRRVSAPHGFNIGLNQGPVAGAGIAAHLHQHVVPRWGGDSNFMPVIGHTKVLPQLLGETRKLLADAWRELG
- a CDS encoding SDR family oxidoreductase — protein: MLGPVEWVVADVATGAGLDEALTGVHTVMHLAAAPYRGRYTRQVDLEGTRRLAEAAARAGVEHLVYPSIVGIDRVSWGYFRTKIAAEEALAASAVPWSVVRITQFHDFVDRAFTAMARLGVLVADRGVRAQPVDPRDAADRLVEQAGRPATRAVEEFGGPEVLSFDEAARCWLEERGRRRPVLPLRIPGELGRAFRAGELTTRPGGRTTWREFLRENRG
- the pgsA gene encoding phosphatidylinositol phosphate synthase gives rise to the protein MLNIFARASLSRLTDPVGTAMVRLGLTPNAVTVTGTVAASASALWFFPRGELFVGSAVVTVFLLFDVLDGAMARAGGKASAFGGVLDASCDRIVDGALFAALVWWALVVDGSTTRGAALLICLVGAQVISYVKARAEANGLHADGGLAERAERFIVVLVGTGLHGLGVPVVLDVSLWLLVALSLITIAQRLHSVHVSAHRP
- a CDS encoding elongation factor G-like protein EF-G2; this encodes MGSKQSSTVGGHAGPAPTDPAMIRNVVLVGPSASGKTTLAEALLAATGTVNRAGSVVEGTTVCDHEPSAIEQQRSVGLAVAPMQHGEYRVNLIDTPGYADFVGELRAGLRAADAALFVVSAAEGVDAATQTLWHECGAVGMPRAVVISRLDAPRANVEAAIASCREAFGSGVLPLYLPHHDGDGSVNGLVGLITASIYDREGVSGADREVRGRISGPRDELIESIIAESEDEYLMERYLGGETIDEQTLIGDLETAVARGGLYPVMPVCAVTGVGIPELLDGIIRGFPSPLEHKLPQFTDPDGRNPRTLTPDPSGPLAAEVVHTSVDSYVGRVSLARVFSGTMRPERPVHVSGHGMAERGHPDHDEDERVAHLYSPLGQNLREVSHCVAGDLCALTKIGSAETGDTLSDPGDPLLLTPWPMPEPLLPIAVTAHNRSDEDALARNLNRLIAADPSLRLERASETHQLVLWCMGEAHAEVVLQRLREGGAEIDTEPVRVALRQTFGQPAKGHGRHVKQSGGHGQYAVCDIEVEPLPRGSGIEFVDKVVGGAIPRQFIPSVEKGVRHQIERGIEEGQPLVDLRITLVDGKAHSVDSSDAAFQTAGALALKAAAEQAGLVTLEPLDEIEVHIPDEHLGAVLGDLSGRRGKVVGTEPEDSGWTVVRAHVPASELTRYAINVRSLSSGSARFTRQFERYDQMPEALASKK